In Synechococcus sp. CB0101, a genomic segment contains:
- a CDS encoding D-alanine--D-alanine ligase family protein, giving the protein MTREPMQLGLVFGGVSGEHAVSIRSANTVAAALRRGANAERYQLSCFYIDQWGHWWPPAVADAVLAKGTPASREELPAAPLRPGFQGFPEGALDMQVWVPVLHGPNGEDGTIQGLFSLMQVPFVGSGVLGSAVGMDKQAMKAAFAAAGLPQVPYACVDAQELEADPQALLDRLEQQLGYPCFIKPANLGSSVGISKATNRSELLAGLELAASHDPRLVVEQGIDARELECAVLGGRSMQASVLGEICFDADWYDYDTKYSDGKSHTVIPAEVSSAISDRARSMAIAACRAVAAEGLARVDFFLDRSSGDLWLNEINTLPGFTSQSMYPMLWEASGLPLDALVHQLVQLAQESGTPALGRRAEAA; this is encoded by the coding sequence ATGACCCGCGAACCCATGCAACTCGGCCTGGTGTTCGGCGGTGTGTCAGGTGAGCATGCGGTGTCGATCCGCTCGGCCAACACCGTGGCTGCGGCGCTGCGGCGCGGGGCCAACGCTGAGCGTTACCAGCTCAGCTGCTTCTACATCGATCAATGGGGCCACTGGTGGCCGCCAGCCGTCGCCGATGCCGTGCTGGCCAAGGGCACCCCGGCCAGCCGCGAAGAGTTGCCGGCGGCACCGCTCCGGCCGGGCTTTCAAGGCTTTCCTGAAGGCGCGCTGGATATGCAGGTGTGGGTGCCGGTGCTGCATGGCCCGAACGGCGAAGACGGCACCATCCAGGGCCTGTTCAGCCTGATGCAGGTGCCCTTCGTGGGATCCGGCGTGCTCGGCTCCGCCGTTGGGATGGACAAGCAGGCGATGAAGGCCGCCTTTGCCGCCGCCGGCCTGCCCCAAGTGCCCTACGCCTGTGTGGATGCGCAAGAGCTGGAGGCTGATCCCCAGGCCCTGCTCGACCGGCTGGAGCAGCAGCTTGGCTATCCCTGCTTCATCAAACCCGCCAACCTGGGCTCCTCGGTTGGCATCAGCAAAGCCACCAACCGCAGCGAGTTGCTAGCGGGCCTGGAGCTGGCCGCCAGCCACGACCCACGCCTGGTGGTGGAGCAGGGCATCGATGCCCGCGAACTGGAATGTGCCGTGCTCGGCGGCCGCAGCATGCAGGCCTCCGTGCTGGGGGAAATCTGCTTCGACGCGGACTGGTACGACTACGACACCAAATACAGCGACGGCAAAAGCCACACCGTGATCCCGGCGGAGGTGAGCAGTGCGATCAGCGACCGCGCCCGCAGCATGGCCATCGCCGCCTGCCGGGCCGTGGCGGCCGAGGGCCTGGCCCGGGTGGATTTTTTCCTGGATCGCAGCAGCGGTGATCTCTGGTTGAACGAGATCAACACCCTGCCCGGCTTCACCAGCCAGAGCATGTATCCGATGCTCTGGGAGGCAAGCGGGTTACCGCTCGACGCATTGGTGCACCAACTGGTGCAACTGGCGCAAGAATCAGGCACACCGGCGCTGGGGAGGAGGGCTGAAGCCGCATGA
- a CDS encoding cell division protein FtsQ/DivIB, translated as MTRTPTRPSLAPERRKQLRQQRRQERLRQLWRISLFSAAAAGLGWGLLRQGWVLRSPDQIEVLGSSQVNREQVIREAQLRLPQPLLGLKPQELAQRLSAGLPVEQVQVSRLMLPPRLRITLVEREAVAQAQRRSSKGMERGYVDRLGNWMTSRQQRGSGANRTPQVMVLGWQERLRAPLADILAQQNELGSTLQQVRFEPNGSLWLRTAALGDVHLGLPDQRLSRRLDVLRHLSTHLPKQIKTLKIQSIDLSDPEQPELGLPGKGRISIAALQKAIAEANRPPQTPGTTNQPAPAPTAD; from the coding sequence GTGACCCGAACCCCCACCCGTCCTTCGCTGGCCCCGGAACGGCGTAAGCAGCTGCGCCAGCAACGCCGCCAGGAGCGCCTGCGGCAGTTGTGGCGCATCAGCCTCTTCAGCGCCGCAGCCGCTGGGCTGGGCTGGGGCTTGCTGCGCCAGGGCTGGGTGCTGCGCAGCCCTGATCAAATCGAGGTACTGGGCAGCTCTCAGGTGAATCGCGAGCAGGTGATCCGCGAAGCCCAGCTGCGGCTGCCGCAACCGCTTTTAGGCCTCAAACCGCAGGAACTGGCCCAGCGGCTTTCGGCTGGATTGCCCGTGGAGCAGGTGCAGGTGAGCCGGTTGATGCTGCCGCCGCGACTTCGCATCACCCTGGTGGAACGGGAAGCCGTGGCCCAGGCCCAGCGCCGCTCCAGCAAAGGGATGGAGCGGGGCTACGTGGATCGCCTCGGCAACTGGATGACCAGCCGGCAGCAGCGGGGCAGCGGCGCCAACCGCACTCCGCAGGTGATGGTGCTGGGCTGGCAGGAACGGCTGCGGGCACCCCTGGCCGACATCCTTGCCCAACAGAACGAACTGGGCAGCACCCTGCAGCAGGTTCGCTTTGAGCCCAACGGCAGCCTCTGGCTGCGCACCGCCGCCTTGGGCGATGTGCACCTCGGGCTTCCAGATCAACGGCTGAGCCGGCGCCTCGATGTGCTGCGCCATCTCTCCACCCACCTACCGAAGCAGATCAAAACGCTGAAGATCCAATCGATCGATCTGAGCGATCCGGAGCAACCCGAACTCGGCCTACCGGGCAAGGGGCGCATCAGCATTGCCGCCCTGCAGAAAGCCATCGCCGAGGCCAACCGTCCACCACAGACACCCGGCACAACCAACCAGCCCGCACCAGCCCCCACTGCGGACTAA
- the ftsZ gene encoding cell division protein FtsZ has translation MEMAAEGLSASSNGASGIVPSQSARIEVIGVGGGGSNAVNRMIASDLQGVGYRVLNTDAQALLQSASKQRVQLGQKLTRGLGAGGNPAIGQKAAEESRSDLAQTLQGTDLVFIAAGMGGGTGTGAAPVVAEVAKECGALTVGIVTKPFAFEGRRRMRQAEEGIARLSEHVDTLIVIPNDRLREAIAGAPLQDAFRAADDVLRMGVKGISDIITKPGLVNVDFADVRSVMTDAGTALLGLGVGSGRSRATEAAQAAISSPLLEAARIDGAKGCVINISGGKDMTLEDMTTASEVIYDVVDPEANIIVGAVVDERLEGEIHVTVIATGFEGGGSYRPERSIASYASTNASSDTDQSGAAIPSFLLNRQRES, from the coding sequence ATGGAGATGGCAGCTGAAGGCCTCAGTGCCAGCAGCAATGGAGCCAGCGGGATCGTTCCCAGCCAATCGGCTCGCATTGAAGTGATTGGTGTGGGTGGCGGCGGCAGCAATGCCGTCAACCGCATGATCGCCTCCGATCTCCAAGGGGTGGGCTATCGCGTGCTGAACACCGATGCCCAGGCGTTGCTGCAGTCCGCGTCGAAACAACGGGTGCAACTGGGTCAGAAGCTGACCCGCGGTCTTGGCGCCGGCGGCAATCCCGCCATCGGCCAGAAAGCCGCTGAAGAATCCCGCAGCGACCTGGCCCAGACCCTGCAGGGCACCGATCTGGTGTTCATCGCCGCCGGCATGGGCGGCGGCACCGGCACCGGCGCTGCTCCTGTGGTGGCGGAAGTGGCCAAAGAGTGTGGTGCCCTCACCGTGGGCATCGTCACCAAGCCGTTTGCCTTTGAAGGCCGGCGCCGCATGCGCCAGGCCGAAGAAGGCATCGCCCGGCTTTCCGAGCATGTGGACACGCTGATCGTGATCCCGAACGACCGCCTGCGCGAAGCCATCGCCGGCGCACCGCTGCAGGACGCCTTCCGCGCCGCCGATGACGTGCTGCGCATGGGTGTGAAGGGCATCAGCGACATCATCACCAAGCCGGGCTTGGTGAACGTGGACTTCGCCGATGTGCGCTCGGTGATGACCGATGCCGGCACCGCGCTGCTGGGGCTGGGTGTGGGCTCAGGCCGCTCCCGCGCCACCGAAGCTGCCCAAGCCGCCATTAGCAGCCCACTGCTGGAGGCCGCTCGCATCGATGGGGCCAAGGGCTGCGTGATCAACATCTCCGGCGGTAAGGACATGACCCTGGAGGACATGACCACCGCGTCTGAGGTGATTTACGACGTGGTGGACCCGGAGGCCAACATCATCGTGGGCGCCGTGGTGGATGAGCGTCTTGAAGGTGAAATCCACGTGACCGTGATCGCCACCGGCTTCGAGGGCGGCGGCAGCTACCGGCCCGAGCGCTCCATCGCCAGTTACGCCAGCACCAACGCCAGTAGCGACACCGATCAATCAGGTGCCGCCATCCCCTCCTTCCTGCTGAACCGTCAGCGCGAGAGCTGA